The Variovorax paradoxus genome window below encodes:
- a CDS encoding ABC transporter substrate-binding protein, producing the protein MKISLALASPRRALPRILQAGLLAACGMNLALAADTPRQGGEVVFGVTTDPICFNPHRSTQQNSYILIRNYIDSLVAKGKGGKFLPWLAQEWSVSPDGKTYAFKLKPGLQFHDGTPLDAAAVKFNFDFVRDTKNTNAAGELLKAVERVQVVSASEVRLQLARPDSGLLESIASVRLGLISPKSLQSGDDLCGGGPAIAGSGPFLFQNYVRGQSAGFARNPRYQWAPGYAAHQGPAWLDRVTVRFLPEYAVRAGALSSGQVDVIEGVQPTDVGLFKDQPGFQFLVGPAGAQTSFTLNINYTIPPATDVRVRRALRDGADIDALVKSVYRGTYRRAWSNIGPDSFFYNKALEGSWGNNPAAANKLLDEAGWTGRDAEGFRTKDGQRLTIEVGYPQPFVRDNRDVLIQGLQAQLRKNLGFDLRLRFVTGGEWAQQLQKGSWSIYPNTYLPADAAQELQGNIGESGFIRAVADKGDKTLFGYINDALASTNLDEKKKLVDAAQRHAVDQGIIVPLFSANYQLAAKSRVRGLSFETQLDSPSNFHDVWLSER; encoded by the coding sequence CATCCTCCAGGCCGGCCTGCTCGCCGCCTGCGGCATGAACCTCGCGCTGGCCGCCGACACGCCGCGCCAGGGCGGCGAGGTGGTCTTCGGCGTCACCACCGATCCGATCTGCTTCAACCCGCACCGCTCGACGCAGCAGAACTCCTACATCCTGATCCGCAACTACATCGACTCGCTGGTCGCCAAGGGCAAGGGCGGCAAGTTCCTGCCCTGGCTGGCGCAGGAGTGGAGCGTCTCGCCCGATGGCAAGACCTACGCCTTCAAGCTCAAGCCGGGCCTGCAGTTCCATGACGGCACGCCGCTCGACGCGGCGGCCGTGAAGTTCAACTTCGACTTCGTGCGCGACACGAAGAACACCAATGCCGCGGGCGAACTGCTCAAGGCGGTGGAGCGCGTGCAGGTGGTGTCGGCCAGCGAAGTGCGGCTGCAGCTGGCCCGGCCCGACTCGGGCCTGCTCGAATCGATCGCCAGCGTGCGGCTGGGCCTGATCTCGCCGAAGTCGCTGCAGTCGGGCGACGACCTGTGCGGCGGCGGCCCCGCCATCGCGGGCAGCGGCCCGTTCCTGTTCCAGAACTACGTGCGCGGCCAGTCGGCCGGCTTCGCGCGCAACCCGCGCTACCAGTGGGCGCCCGGCTATGCGGCGCACCAGGGACCGGCCTGGCTGGACCGCGTGACGGTGCGCTTCCTGCCCGAGTACGCGGTGCGCGCGGGCGCGCTGAGCTCGGGCCAGGTCGACGTGATCGAGGGCGTGCAGCCCACCGACGTGGGCCTGTTCAAGGACCAGCCGGGCTTCCAGTTCCTGGTCGGCCCGGCGGGCGCGCAGACCTCGTTCACGCTCAACATCAATTACACGATCCCGCCGGCCACCGACGTGCGCGTGCGCCGCGCGCTGCGCGACGGCGCCGACATCGACGCGCTGGTCAAGAGCGTCTACCGCGGCACCTACCGCCGCGCCTGGTCGAACATCGGCCCCGACAGCTTCTTCTACAACAAGGCGCTCGAAGGCAGCTGGGGCAACAACCCGGCCGCGGCCAACAAGCTGCTCGACGAAGCGGGCTGGACCGGCCGCGACGCCGAGGGCTTCCGCACCAAGGACGGCCAGCGCCTGACCATCGAGGTCGGCTATCCGCAGCCCTTCGTGCGCGACAACCGCGACGTGCTGATCCAGGGCCTGCAGGCGCAGCTGCGCAAGAACCTGGGCTTCGACCTGCGGCTGCGCTTCGTCACCGGCGGCGAGTGGGCGCAGCAACTGCAGAAGGGCTCGTGGAGCATCTATCCCAACACCTACCTGCCGGCCGACGCGGCGCAGGAGCTGCAGGGCAACATCGGCGAGAGCGGATTCATCCGCGCGGTGGCCGACAAGGGCGACAAGACGCTGTTCGGCTACATCAACGACGCGCTGGCTTCGACCAACCTCGACGAGAAGAAGAAGCTGGTCGACGCCGCGCAGCGCCACGCGGTGGACCAGGGCATCATCGTGCCGCTGTTCTCGGCCAACTACCAGCTCGCGGCCAAGAGCCGGGTGCGCGGCCTGTCGTTCGAGACGCAGCTGGACTCGCCGTCGAACTTCCACGACGTGTGGCTGTCGGAGCGCTGA
- a CDS encoding ABC transporter permease: MWRLVISRLGAGLLVAWGSATAAFLALHALPGRVEDILAGDLDYPGLREAIAAEWGLDRPLWEQYLGFLARIASGDFGTSYELRQPVARVVMAQLWPTVELALAAGVLALLFAVVVATLTSGRGRVARAAASTLELVFASTPVFWLGILLLMAFSFTLRWFPVSGAADWRALVLPATALALPTAGLLAQVLREAMERALEQPFVVTVRARGLGELRLRLRHVLRHAALPVVTLGGWIIGGLLGGAVITEKVFGRPGLGTVTLNAVLSQDAPVVLAVVLLAAFIHVAASTLLDLLYALIDPRLKAS, translated from the coding sequence ATGTGGCGACTGGTGATCTCGCGGCTGGGTGCCGGCCTGCTGGTGGCGTGGGGCAGCGCCACCGCGGCCTTCCTGGCCCTGCATGCGCTGCCGGGCCGGGTCGAGGACATCCTGGCCGGCGACCTCGACTACCCGGGCCTGCGCGAGGCCATCGCGGCCGAGTGGGGGCTCGACCGCCCGCTGTGGGAGCAGTACCTGGGCTTCCTGGCGCGCATCGCCAGCGGCGACTTCGGCACCTCGTACGAACTGCGCCAGCCGGTGGCGCGCGTGGTGATGGCGCAGCTGTGGCCCACGGTCGAGCTCGCGCTCGCGGCCGGCGTGCTGGCGCTGCTGTTCGCGGTGGTGGTGGCCACGCTGACCTCGGGCCGCGGGCGCGTCGCGCGCGCGGCGGCCTCCACGCTGGAGCTGGTGTTCGCCTCCACGCCGGTGTTCTGGCTCGGCATCCTGCTGCTGATGGCTTTCTCGTTCACGCTGCGCTGGTTCCCGGTCTCGGGCGCGGCCGACTGGCGCGCGCTGGTGCTGCCGGCGACCGCGCTGGCGCTGCCGACCGCGGGCCTGCTGGCGCAGGTGCTGCGCGAGGCGATGGAGCGCGCGCTCGAACAGCCCTTCGTTGTCACGGTGCGCGCGCGCGGCCTGGGCGAGCTGCGGCTGCGCCTGCGGCACGTGCTGCGCCATGCGGCGCTGCCGGTGGTCACGCTCGGCGGCTGGATCATCGGCGGCCTGCTCGGCGGCGCCGTCATCACCGAGAAGGTGTTCGGCCGTCCCGGCCTGGGCACGGTCACGCTCAACGCGGTGCTGAGCCAGGACGCGCCCGTGGTGCTCGCGGTGGTGCTGCTGGCGGCCTTCATCCATGTCGCGGCGTCCACCCTGCTGGACCTGCTCTATGCACTGATCGACCCGAGGCTCAAGGCATCATGA
- a CDS encoding ABC transporter permease, with protein sequence MTSASDTVALPAGSAPASSAPRRRLPPLAVLLSALFVALLVIATVAPRWLAPLDPLEGDFLAVLQPPGAEHPFGTDRLGRDVLSRTVHGARYSLFIGIGGTAISVLAGVLLGLVAGQKQWLLDEGLSRLFDVISSFPGVLLAMLVVVFLGPGLANIALAVGIAGIPKFARVVRAQTRIVRQADYVTHAYIYGRSRAQVFFGHLLPNVLVAVPVTATVYVGSTVLAASGLSFLGLGPQPPTPEWGVMLAESRDVLRVAWWPGVFPGAAITLTVISFTVLGHHLQRRFEGRLA encoded by the coding sequence ATGACTTCCGCATCCGATACCGTCGCGCTGCCCGCGGGCAGCGCTCCCGCGTCGAGCGCGCCGCGCCGGCGCCTGCCGCCGCTCGCGGTGCTGCTGTCGGCGCTGTTCGTCGCGCTGCTGGTGATCGCCACCGTCGCGCCGCGCTGGCTGGCACCGCTCGATCCGCTCGAGGGCGACTTCCTTGCGGTGCTGCAGCCGCCGGGCGCCGAGCATCCCTTCGGCACCGACCGGCTCGGCCGCGACGTGCTGTCGCGCACCGTGCATGGCGCGCGCTACTCGCTGTTCATCGGCATCGGCGGCACCGCGATCTCGGTGCTGGCTGGCGTGCTGCTGGGCCTGGTGGCGGGTCAGAAGCAATGGCTGCTCGACGAGGGGCTGTCGCGGCTGTTCGACGTGATCTCGTCCTTTCCGGGCGTGCTGCTGGCGATGCTGGTGGTGGTGTTCCTGGGCCCGGGGCTGGCCAACATCGCGCTCGCGGTCGGCATCGCGGGCATTCCGAAGTTCGCGCGCGTGGTGCGCGCGCAGACGCGCATCGTGCGCCAGGCCGACTACGTGACCCATGCCTACATCTACGGCCGCAGCCGCGCCCAGGTGTTCTTCGGCCACCTGCTGCCCAACGTGCTGGTGGCGGTGCCGGTGACCGCCACCGTCTACGTGGGATCGACCGTGCTCGCGGCCTCGGGCCTGAGCTTCCTGGGCCTCGGCCCGCAGCCGCCCACGCCCGAGTGGGGCGTGATGCTGGCCGAGAGCCGCGACGTGCTGCGCGTGGCCTGGTGGCCCGGCGTGTTCCCGGGCGCGGCCATCACGCTCACGGTGATCTCGTTCACCGTGCTCGGCCACCATCTGCAGCGGCGCTTCGAGGGGAGGCTGGCATGA
- a CDS encoding ABC transporter ATP-binding protein — protein MSDVPLVDVEGLTVRFDTPAGERTVVEALDLRIARGECVALVGESGSGKSVTARSLLALAGPGARVHARKFLIDGRDANRFDATDWRRLRGTFAGLVMQDALVSLDPLRPIGREVGEVLEHHGLLRGRTAVRQRVLETLARVGMPDPERRIGQYAHQLSGGLRQRALIAAAIAGLPPLIVADEPTTALDAALQKQVIEVLARRVRDEGSGLLLISHDLSAVAGIADRVLVMRHGRVLEQGPVRDVLSSPRHGYTRQLIAAVPSTSSRGSRLSSARFEAAGEGPEARLRIVREPLPPRAPVPAAQAPVLEVQGIGKRFAVRRGLGPREDFVALEDLSFSIAAGEVLGLVGESGSGKSTCAKIVLGLLEPDAGAVRLLGQPWSGISEAARRPLRPRLQYIPQDPLSSFDPRYRVSQVIAENLQGLPRAEVGARIAALLQQVGLAPELAERFPRSLSGGQRQRVAIARALAAQPALIVCDEPVSALDVSVQAQVIDLIAELQSRLGTALLFISHDINLVRHVADRVLVLNRGRLVEQGPVEEVLSRPAHDYTRSLLAAVPEPLAA, from the coding sequence ATGAGCGATGTTCCGCTGGTCGATGTGGAAGGCCTCACGGTCCGCTTCGACACGCCCGCGGGCGAGCGCACCGTGGTCGAGGCGCTCGACCTGCGCATCGCGCGCGGCGAATGCGTGGCGCTGGTCGGCGAGTCGGGCTCGGGCAAGAGCGTGACCGCGCGCAGCCTGCTCGCGCTCGCGGGCCCGGGCGCGCGCGTGCATGCGCGCAAATTCCTGATCGACGGGCGCGACGCGAACCGCTTCGACGCCACCGACTGGCGCCGCCTGCGCGGCACCTTCGCGGGGCTGGTGATGCAGGACGCGCTGGTGTCGCTCGATCCGCTGCGCCCCATCGGCCGCGAGGTCGGCGAGGTGCTCGAGCACCACGGCCTGCTGCGCGGCCGCACGGCGGTGCGCCAGCGCGTGCTGGAAACGCTCGCGCGCGTGGGCATGCCCGATCCCGAACGCCGCATCGGCCAGTACGCGCACCAGCTCTCGGGCGGCTTGCGCCAGCGCGCGCTGATCGCGGCGGCCATTGCGGGCCTGCCGCCGCTGATCGTGGCCGACGAGCCCACCACCGCGCTCGACGCGGCGCTGCAGAAGCAGGTGATCGAGGTGCTGGCGCGGCGCGTGCGCGACGAAGGCAGCGGCCTGCTGCTGATCAGCCACGACCTGTCGGCGGTGGCGGGCATCGCCGACCGCGTGCTCGTGATGCGCCATGGCCGCGTGCTCGAGCAAGGCCCGGTGCGCGACGTGCTGTCGAGCCCGCGCCATGGCTACACCCGGCAGCTGATCGCGGCCGTGCCCTCGACCTCCTCGCGCGGCAGCCGGCTGTCGTCTGCGCGCTTCGAGGCGGCAGGCGAGGGCCCCGAGGCGCGGCTGCGCATCGTGCGCGAGCCGCTGCCGCCGCGCGCACCGGTGCCGGCCGCGCAGGCGCCGGTGCTCGAGGTCCAGGGCATCGGCAAGCGCTTCGCGGTGCGGCGCGGGCTGGGTCCGCGCGAGGACTTCGTGGCGCTCGAGGACCTGTCGTTCTCGATCGCGGCCGGCGAGGTGCTCGGCCTGGTCGGCGAATCGGGCTCGGGCAAGTCCACCTGCGCCAAGATCGTGCTCGGCCTGCTCGAGCCCGACGCGGGCGCGGTGCGGCTGCTGGGCCAGCCGTGGTCGGGCATCTCCGAGGCCGCGCGGCGGCCGCTGCGGCCGCGGCTGCAGTACATCCCGCAGGATCCGCTGAGCAGCTTCGATCCGCGCTACCGCGTGTCGCAGGTGATCGCCGAGAACCTGCAGGGCCTGCCGCGCGCCGAGGTGGGCGCGCGCATCGCGGCGCTGCTGCAGCAGGTGGGTTTGGCGCCCGAGCTGGCCGAGCGCTTCCCGCGTTCGCTCTCGGGCGGCCAGCGCCAGCGCGTGGCGATCGCGCGCGCGCTCGCGGCGCAGCCCGCGCTGATCGTCTGCGACGAACCGGTGTCGGCGCTCGACGTCTCGGTGCAGGCCCAGGTCATCGACCTGATCGCCGAGCTGCAGTCGCGGCTGGGCACGGCGCTGCTGTTCATCTCGCACGACATCAACCTCGTGCGCCACGTGGCCGACCGCGTGCTGGTGCTCAACCGCGGCCGGCTGGTCGAGCAGGGACCGGTGGAGGAGGTGCTGTCGCGGCCCGCGCACGACTACACGCGCTCGCTGCTGGCCGCGGTGCCGGAGCCGCTTGCCGCCTGA
- a CDS encoding ABC transporter substrate-binding protein: MTASLPSLPLPPSRRTLVRGAAAALGAAGLGLLGRRAWGADNDKPITLSWTGTGLCLSPIVVANELGYFAKNNVKVEIINFAGAVDQVLESIATGKADISLGLIHAWLKPLEAGFDVKVVGTAHAGCIRVLAPKTSGIASIEAVKGKTIGVSSPAGYGRQFFSTALARRGVNPDQDVQWRVFPADQLDIAQKKGEIDVIADSDPNLYLIEKRNPGAYLEIANILKGDFKDRLCCIVAARGELVKRNPQQVAAVVRSLHQAADFIAENPNEAGRAVSKLFPKVAQQDLGSILSTIGYTHHARRFDLAKEIESYAVDLKQVGVLKKSTDPARFAKFLTVDVLA, from the coding sequence ATGACCGCTTCGCTGCCTTCCCTCCCGCTTCCGCCGAGCCGCCGCACGCTGGTGCGCGGTGCCGCCGCTGCGCTCGGCGCCGCCGGCCTCGGCCTGCTGGGCCGCCGCGCCTGGGGCGCCGACAACGACAAGCCGATCACGCTGTCGTGGACCGGCACCGGCCTGTGCCTGAGCCCGATCGTGGTCGCCAACGAACTCGGTTATTTCGCAAAGAACAACGTGAAGGTCGAGATCATCAATTTCGCGGGCGCGGTCGACCAGGTGCTCGAATCGATCGCCACCGGCAAGGCCGACATCTCGCTGGGCCTGATCCATGCCTGGCTCAAGCCGCTGGAAGCGGGCTTCGACGTGAAGGTGGTGGGCACCGCGCACGCGGGCTGCATCCGCGTGCTCGCGCCAAAAACCTCGGGCATCGCGAGCATCGAGGCCGTGAAGGGCAAGACCATCGGCGTCTCGAGTCCCGCGGGCTATGGGCGCCAGTTCTTCTCAACCGCGCTGGCGCGGCGCGGCGTGAACCCCGACCAGGACGTGCAGTGGCGCGTGTTCCCGGCCGACCAGCTCGACATCGCGCAGAAGAAGGGCGAGATCGACGTCATCGCCGACTCGGACCCGAACCTCTACCTGATCGAGAAGCGCAACCCCGGCGCCTACCTCGAGATCGCCAACATCCTCAAGGGCGACTTCAAGGACCGGCTGTGCTGCATCGTCGCGGCGCGCGGCGAACTGGTGAAGCGCAATCCGCAGCAGGTGGCGGCCGTGGTTCGCTCGCTGCACCAGGCGGCGGATTTCATCGCCGAGAACCCCAACGAGGCCGGGCGCGCGGTGAGCAAGCTGTTCCCGAAGGTGGCGCAGCAGGACCTCGGCAGCATCCTCTCGACCATCGGCTACACGCACCACGCCAGGCGCTTCGACCTCGCGAAGGAGATCGAGAGCTATGCGGTCGACCTCAAGCAGGTGGGGGTGCTCAAGAAGAGCACCGATCCGGCGCGCTTCGCGAAATTCCTGACGGTGGATGTGCTGGCCTGA
- a CDS encoding MetQ/NlpA family lipoprotein, whose amino-acid sequence MHTRSVLRALGALVLASTALWAQTAALAQSPTLRVGVRGGVDEEIWEVVTKVAKRNGLEVKPVVITGSASPNEALNNGDLEANSFQHIPFLNDQVKQRGYKLVSVGNTYISPIAFYSKKHKAFKDLPDGAKLGIPDDPSNQTRALVVLRDQGVLTLREGFDPFKGTATLADVTGYKKKVQLVEAASVVLARSLEDVDASAIVNTFAYQAGLIATRDGLAVEKKENNPYVNIIVVREKDKNAAWVKPLVQAYQSEEVRQFIQTRYQGSVLPVF is encoded by the coding sequence ATGCACACACGCAGTGTTCTTCGCGCCCTCGGCGCACTCGTCCTCGCCTCGACCGCGCTCTGGGCGCAGACCGCGGCCCTCGCGCAATCGCCGACCCTGCGCGTGGGCGTGCGCGGCGGCGTCGACGAGGAGATCTGGGAAGTGGTCACCAAGGTCGCCAAGCGCAACGGCCTCGAGGTCAAGCCGGTGGTCATCACCGGCTCGGCCAGCCCCAACGAGGCACTCAACAACGGCGACCTCGAGGCCAACTCGTTCCAGCACATCCCCTTCCTCAATGACCAGGTCAAGCAGCGCGGCTACAAGCTGGTCAGCGTGGGCAACACCTACATCTCGCCGATCGCCTTCTATTCGAAGAAGCACAAGGCCTTCAAGGACCTGCCCGACGGCGCCAAGCTCGGCATCCCCGACGACCCGAGCAACCAGACGCGCGCGCTGGTCGTGCTGCGCGACCAGGGCGTGCTCACCTTGCGCGAGGGCTTCGATCCCTTCAAGGGCACCGCCACGCTGGCCGACGTGACCGGCTACAAGAAGAAGGTGCAGCTGGTGGAGGCCGCCTCGGTGGTGCTCGCGCGTTCGCTCGAGGACGTGGACGCCTCGGCCATCGTCAACACCTTCGCCTACCAGGCCGGCCTGATCGCCACGCGCGACGGCCTCGCGGTCGAGAAGAAGGAGAACAACCCCTACGTCAACATCATCGTGGTGCGCGAGAAGGACAAGAACGCGGCCTGGGTCAAGCCGCTGGTCCAGGCCTACCAGTCGGAGGAAGTGCGCCAGTTCATCCAGACGCGGTACCAGGGTTCGGTACTGCCCGTCTTCTGA
- a CDS encoding ATP-binding cassette domain-containing protein, whose protein sequence is MNAATTPTSVRAPAPAHIVFEQVSKRYAGAAGTVAALEAVSFAVERGEVFGIIGRSGAGKSTLLRTINALEAASGGTVRVDGVDVGGLDEDGLVALRRRIGMIFQHFNLLSAKTVRDNVALPLKVAGVEPRRIRERVDELLELVGLADKADAWPAQLSGGQKQRVGIARALVHRPQILLCDEATSALDPETTQSILALLRDINRRFGLTVVLITHDMAVIREVCDRVLVLDRGRLVELGEVWRVFGKPRAEATRALLQPLLHDLPGDLAAALVPDLENLEGIPGRPALRVLSLGFDGAARPRGLPFEALAALGPGATWLHGGLDRIRGHAQGRLLVAVPVGADPSFDIEAARQVLAADRIEVLGYVHAAD, encoded by the coding sequence CTGAACGCCGCGACGACGCCGACATCGGTGCGTGCACCGGCGCCGGCCCACATCGTCTTCGAGCAGGTCTCCAAGCGCTACGCGGGCGCGGCCGGCACGGTGGCGGCGCTCGAGGCGGTCTCGTTCGCCGTCGAGCGCGGCGAGGTCTTCGGCATCATCGGACGCAGCGGCGCGGGCAAGTCCACGCTGCTGCGCACCATCAATGCGCTCGAGGCCGCGAGCGGCGGCACGGTGCGTGTCGACGGCGTGGACGTGGGCGGCCTCGACGAGGACGGCCTGGTCGCGCTGCGCCGGCGCATCGGCATGATCTTCCAGCACTTCAACCTGCTGTCGGCCAAGACCGTGCGCGACAACGTCGCGCTGCCGCTCAAGGTGGCGGGCGTGGAACCGCGGCGCATCCGCGAGCGCGTGGACGAGCTGCTCGAGCTCGTGGGCCTGGCCGACAAGGCCGATGCCTGGCCGGCGCAGCTCTCGGGCGGGCAGAAGCAGCGCGTGGGCATCGCGCGCGCGCTGGTGCACCGGCCGCAGATCCTGCTGTGCGACGAGGCGACCTCGGCGCTCGATCCCGAGACCACGCAATCGATCCTCGCGCTGCTGCGCGACATCAACCGGCGCTTCGGCCTCACGGTGGTGTTGATCACGCACGACATGGCGGTGATCCGCGAGGTCTGCGACCGCGTGCTGGTGCTCGACCGCGGCCGCCTCGTCGAGCTCGGCGAGGTGTGGCGCGTGTTCGGCAAGCCGCGGGCCGAGGCCACGCGCGCGCTGCTGCAACCGCTGCTGCACGACCTGCCGGGCGACCTCGCGGCGGCGCTGGTGCCGGACCTCGAAAACCTCGAAGGCATCCCTGGCCGGCCGGCCCTGCGCGTGCTGAGCCTGGGCTTCGACGGCGCCGCGCGGCCGCGGGGCCTGCCCTTCGAGGCGCTGGCCGCGCTGGGCCCGGGCGCGACCTGGCTGCACGGCGGTCTCGACCGCATCCGCGGCCATGCGCAGGGCCGGCTGCTGGTGGCCGTGCCGGTGGGCGCGGACCCTTCATTCGACATCGAAGCCGCGCGCCAGGTGCTCGCGGCCGACCGCATCGAGGTCCTGGGCTATGTCCACGCCGCTGATTGA
- a CDS encoding ABC transporter permease: MSTPLIDKYVQAFFQTLLMVGVSAFIAIALGLVLAVVLTVTAPRNLYPRPRFHKALSIAVNVCRAIPFIILLIALLPVTRFLVGTTLGTWAAVVPLAANLIPFYARIAQVSLNDVDAGLVEAARAMGCRRWHIVRHVLLPEALPGIIGGMTVSVIAMVNASAMAGAVGAGGLGDLAIRYGYERYETRVMFEVIVILIALVSAIQFVGEWLARRVDHRR, translated from the coding sequence ATGTCCACGCCGCTGATTGACAAGTACGTCCAGGCCTTCTTCCAGACGCTGCTGATGGTGGGCGTCTCGGCCTTCATCGCGATCGCGCTGGGGCTGGTGCTGGCGGTGGTGCTCACGGTGACGGCGCCGCGCAACCTCTATCCGCGGCCGCGCTTCCACAAGGCGCTGTCGATCGCGGTGAACGTCTGCCGCGCGATCCCGTTCATCATCCTTTTGATCGCGCTGCTGCCGGTCACGCGCTTTCTGGTCGGCACCACGCTCGGCACCTGGGCCGCGGTGGTGCCGCTGGCGGCCAACCTGATCCCGTTCTATGCGCGCATCGCGCAGGTCAGCCTCAACGACGTCGACGCCGGCTTGGTCGAGGCCGCGCGCGCCATGGGCTGCCGCCGCTGGCACATCGTGCGCCACGTGCTGCTGCCCGAGGCGCTGCCCGGGATCATCGGCGGCATGACGGTCAGCGTGATCGCGATGGTCAATGCCTCGGCCATGGCGGGCGCGGTGGGCGCGGGCGGCCTCGGCGACCTGGCGATTCGCTACGGCTACGAGCGCTACGAGACGCGCGTGATGTTCGAGGTGATCGTGATCCTGATCGCGCTGGTGTCGGCGATCCAGTTCGTCGGCGAGTGGCTGGCGCGGCGCGTCGACCACCGGCGCTGA
- a CDS encoding acyl-CoA dehydrogenase family protein — translation MLRNVLSERGSGSASCVQPPRQASPFSDPAFRPAPALRFLFSTAGRHPVSSSSAPQGTPSAADPFAEDFGVFTEPVLALANTLAASAAERDRAGGTALAERALLRRSGLLTLAIPAAHGGQQAAWPLIFRILRRLAQADSSLAHLFGFQHLQVASVLLFGSEAQQARFLGEAVEKRWFWGNAVNARDTRLQAARTDDGIEIDGVKGFCSGAPDSDVLNVSVVLGPEPTDRLFAVVPTSRAGITVLGDWDNMGQRQTDSGNVEFRRVRIAHDEILGPPGVASSPRATLRNLIGQIVLTEIYLGNAFGALRAAIEHLRAHTQPWPMAGVERAEDDRLLQLRAGEMWSALQAATALSNQTNERFQQAWEQGFALTADSRGALAIDVAAARTQAARTALHVTSQIFELVGARGTASKHNLDRYWRNVRVHTLHDPLDYRHQGIGAWLLAGDVPNPYGYG, via the coding sequence ATGCTCCGGAATGTTCTAAGCGAACGGGGGTCCGGCTCGGCATCATGCGTGCAGCCGCCGCGGCAGGCGTCGCCGTTCTCCGATCCCGCGTTCCGGCCCGCCCCCGCTCTCCGCTTCCTCTTCTCCACCGCAGGCCGCCATCCCGTGTCCTCTTCTTCCGCTCCCCAGGGCACGCCATCGGCGGCCGATCCCTTCGCCGAGGACTTCGGCGTCTTCACCGAGCCGGTGCTCGCGCTCGCCAACACCCTGGCCGCCAGCGCCGCCGAGCGCGACCGCGCGGGCGGCACGGCACTGGCCGAACGCGCGCTGCTGCGCCGCAGCGGCCTGCTCACGCTCGCGATCCCCGCGGCCCATGGCGGCCAGCAGGCGGCCTGGCCGCTGATCTTCCGCATCCTGCGCCGGCTCGCGCAGGCCGACAGCTCGCTCGCGCACCTGTTCGGCTTCCAGCACCTGCAGGTGGCGAGTGTGCTGCTGTTCGGTTCCGAGGCGCAGCAGGCGCGTTTCCTCGGCGAGGCGGTGGAGAAGCGCTGGTTCTGGGGCAATGCGGTGAATGCGCGCGACACCCGGCTGCAGGCGGCGCGCACCGACGACGGCATCGAGATCGACGGCGTGAAGGGCTTCTGCTCGGGCGCCCCGGACTCCGACGTGCTCAACGTCTCGGTGGTGCTCGGCCCCGAGCCGACGGACCGGCTGTTCGCCGTGGTGCCGACCTCGCGCGCGGGCATCACGGTGCTCGGAGACTGGGACAACATGGGCCAGCGCCAGACCGACAGCGGCAACGTCGAGTTCCGGCGCGTACGCATCGCGCACGACGAGATCCTCGGCCCGCCCGGCGTGGCCTCGAGCCCGCGCGCCACGCTGCGCAACCTGATCGGCCAGATCGTGCTGACCGAGATCTACCTCGGCAATGCCTTCGGTGCGTTGCGCGCGGCCATCGAGCACCTGCGCGCCCACACCCAGCCCTGGCCTATGGCCGGCGTGGAGCGCGCCGAGGACGACCGGCTGCTGCAGTTGCGCGCGGGCGAGATGTGGTCCGCGCTGCAGGCCGCCACCGCGCTGTCGAACCAGACCAACGAGCGCTTCCAGCAGGCCTGGGAGCAGGGCTTCGCGCTCACGGCCGACAGCCGCGGGGCGCTCGCGATCGACGTGGCCGCGGCGCGCACGCAGGCCGCGCGCACGGCGCTGCACGTCACCTCGCAGATCTTCGAGCTGGTGGGCGCGCGCGGCACCGCCTCGAAGCACAACCTCGACCGCTACTGGCGCAACGTGCGCGTGCACACGCTGCACGACCCGCTCGACTACCGGCACCAGGGCATCGGCGCCTGGCTGCTCGCGGGCGACGTGCCGAATCCCTATGGCTATGGCTGA